One Synergistaceae bacterium DNA window includes the following coding sequences:
- the cheB gene encoding chemotaxis-specific protein-glutamate methyltransferase CheB: MAKVLIVDDSAILRRLLKRILSDDPDLFVVGAVESGEEALRFLEENAVDVITMDIHMPGMDGFETTRRIMESSDPKPVVIVSSHWDPIEIEKTFEAMDAGAVAILAKPTDVVLDESDYAAEFLRTVKEASILTVRPIKRRKSPYGGTPAVEGASRDDAFQRAITGQKKRVSLVVVGASTGGPNSISEFLGRFTAGFPYPILVVQHMAKGFTAGLADWLNRTTPLPVQVAQDGQRPESGIVYIAPEDLHLCLGGDGELVLMDDPPEHLVRPSVSRLFRSVASVHKGEVAAVLLSGMGKDGAVEMKALRDMGAVTFAQDKESSVVWGMPGEAVRLGAVDYVGTPTFLASILQDVLERPERPELLESLMNGLSG; this comes from the coding sequence ATGGCTAAAGTTCTGATAGTCGATGATTCCGCCATACTGCGGAGACTGCTCAAGAGAATCCTGAGCGACGACCCGGACCTTTTCGTCGTAGGCGCCGTCGAGAGCGGCGAAGAGGCCCTGCGCTTCCTGGAGGAGAACGCAGTTGACGTGATCACAATGGACATTCACATGCCGGGAATGGACGGTTTCGAGACGACCCGCAGGATAATGGAGTCGTCCGATCCGAAGCCGGTGGTGATCGTCAGCTCGCACTGGGACCCGATCGAGATAGAGAAGACCTTCGAGGCGATGGACGCTGGCGCCGTGGCGATACTCGCAAAGCCGACCGACGTCGTCCTGGACGAGTCCGATTATGCCGCCGAGTTTCTGAGAACCGTCAAAGAGGCGTCGATTTTGACAGTTCGGCCAATAAAAAGGAGAAAAAGCCCTTACGGCGGAACTCCGGCTGTCGAAGGCGCCTCGCGTGACGACGCATTTCAGCGAGCTATCACCGGGCAAAAAAAGAGAGTCTCCCTGGTGGTCGTCGGTGCTTCCACCGGGGGGCCCAACTCCATCTCGGAGTTCCTCGGGCGTTTTACAGCCGGATTCCCGTACCCCATCCTGGTGGTTCAGCATATGGCGAAGGGCTTCACGGCGGGGCTCGCGGACTGGTTGAACAGGACGACCCCTCTTCCCGTGCAGGTCGCCCAGGACGGACAGAGGCCGGAGAGCGGCATAGTCTACATAGCTCCGGAGGACCTGCACCTATGCCTTGGAGGCGATGGAGAGCTGGTCCTGATGGACGATCCGCCCGAGCACCTTGTCCGTCCGTCCGTGTCGCGACTGTTCAGAAGCGTCGCCTCCGTTCATAAAGGGGAGGTCGCGGCTGTACTGCTGTCCGGAATGGGGAAGGACGGCGCGGTCGAGATGAAGGCGCTGCGCGACATGGGGGCGGTCACCTTCGCCCAGGACAAGGAGAGCTCCGTAGTATGGGGAATGCCGGGGGAGGCGGTGCGGCTGGGTGCGGTGGATTACGTAGGCACTCCCACCTTCCTCGCCTCTATCCTGCAGGACGTGCTTGAGCGCCCGGAACGCCCGGAGTTGCTCGAGTCGTTGATGAACGGCCTTTCCGGTTGA